A genomic window from Anaeromusa acidaminophila DSM 3853 includes:
- the flgK gene encoding flagellar hook-associated protein FlgK translates to MSTIWSGYSVSYSGMSTAQRSLGVTSSNISNTSTEGYTRKRAVGQDLYVSGDGSNTGIGATVQSILRVRNQFLDLQYREQNTDTGYAQGKSSLLASMQEVINEFNAIDKTSASTSNNGLQETMNKFLNSWTELSKDPASASCKSSVLENADSMLGAFNEMATTLLTLRESMANNVRDGVDDVNNLASQIAMLNDHILQAETRNVEASDLRDARDLLIDKVSSLVNITTAEQENGIVNVYINGVSLVSENKAREVEATGLGTAKNPIKVQWKGLNEEVSLTGGALRFYLDEANPNGVDDIAITTTPTYTPYDWSTTANRSALTTMTNGLNDLLVTFATAVNNIYNPTHAVGQDFFTTIDATASMGLKNVQVNADYEADYTKIKANSDGTAGNNDIAKALGVLSSQSGLYQCDGISMNMNTFYSAFVSWLGTTGDTATANYTTQSGLLTQIQTQRNGLSSVSLDDEMSTMITYQHAYSASARVMNVVDTLVAGLISDLGG, encoded by the coding sequence ATGAGCACAATCTGGAGCGGCTATAGCGTCTCCTATTCCGGCATGTCGACAGCCCAGCGTTCGCTGGGCGTCACAAGCAGTAATATCAGTAACACCAGTACCGAAGGGTATACTCGCAAACGGGCGGTAGGGCAAGACCTTTATGTAAGCGGAGATGGTTCTAATACGGGGATTGGCGCAACTGTACAATCTATACTGCGTGTTCGCAACCAGTTTTTAGACCTTCAATATCGGGAGCAAAATACGGACACAGGCTACGCTCAGGGAAAGAGCAGCTTATTGGCGAGTATGCAGGAAGTCATTAATGAATTCAATGCTATCGATAAGACGTCTGCAAGCACTAGCAATAATGGGCTTCAGGAAACCATGAATAAGTTTCTAAACAGCTGGACGGAACTGTCGAAAGACCCTGCCAGCGCCAGCTGCAAAAGCTCGGTCTTGGAGAATGCAGACTCGATGTTAGGCGCATTCAATGAAATGGCGACTACGCTCTTAACCTTACGGGAAAGCATGGCGAACAATGTGCGGGACGGCGTAGATGATGTAAATAATTTGGCCAGTCAAATTGCTATGTTGAATGACCATATATTACAAGCGGAAACCCGCAATGTAGAAGCCAGTGACTTGCGGGATGCCCGGGATTTGCTGATTGATAAAGTTAGTTCATTGGTTAACATTACAACAGCGGAACAAGAAAATGGTATAGTGAATGTTTATATCAATGGAGTCAGTCTGGTAAGCGAGAATAAGGCGAGGGAAGTGGAGGCGACCGGTTTAGGAACGGCCAAGAATCCAATTAAAGTGCAATGGAAAGGTTTAAACGAAGAGGTATCGCTGACTGGCGGCGCATTACGATTCTATTTAGATGAAGCTAACCCGAATGGTGTAGATGATATTGCTATCACTACAACTCCAACGTATACGCCGTATGATTGGTCGACAACAGCGAATAGAAGCGCACTGACGACGATGACCAACGGCTTAAATGATTTACTGGTGACTTTTGCGACCGCAGTCAATAATATCTACAATCCTACTCATGCTGTTGGTCAAGATTTCTTTACGACTATTGACGCTACTGCGTCTATGGGCTTGAAAAACGTGCAAGTCAATGCTGATTACGAAGCGGACTATACAAAAATAAAGGCCAATAGTGATGGAACAGCTGGTAATAACGACATTGCTAAGGCCCTTGGCGTTTTGAGCAGTCAAAGCGGCTTGTATCAATGCGACGGCATTTCCATGAATATGAATACCTTTTACTCGGCTTTTGTTTCTTGGTTGGGAACGACTGGCGATACGGCAACGGCGAATTATACCACGCAAAGCGGTCTGCTGACGCAGATTCAAACGCAGCGCAATGGTTTGAGCTCGGTATCATTGGATGACGAGATGTCGACCATGATCACGTATCAACATGCTTACAGTGCAAGCGCGCGGGTTATGAATGTCGTGGATACGCTGGTGGCGGGATTGATTTCGGATTTAGGCGGCTGA
- the flgK gene encoding flagellar hook-associated protein FlgK, with translation MASTFFGVSIANSGLRSSQAALTTTSNNVANVKTTGYSRQVVTQVAAGAAAVYNGSGIIGGGSEVTAIERERNWRLDQSYWSQNTVQTTWQTKSDTMSQIESVFGEPSDNGFTTMMKNFHDALENLSKASPDPSVRTTVESYGEAFCQYLHDAAATLQAQREGVNQDVKASVDQINSYAKQLADLNQTIAQAKASGSAANELQDQRDLLLDKLSAVTGITVTKTAQNGDESNPIWSVSIGSQMLVNGGSYDTIKCTAGTDNMFTLQWEKAGDVFVPNGGSLGSQLELRDGTGTGGTYQGVPYYQAQLDEFARTFARSFNEGSTTSTTSQKGGHATGYGADGSTGLCFFTSSTNNSTAAFRAIDNIGSDAFDNQYATITAANISVSSDIKDNVAKIAAASANPTTTSGESDNNNAKALADLLQSKNCMGTDKGTPEDAINAIVTTMGTNSAYAKRMATNLSSAVATISTRRSSVSGVSTNEEASNLTMYQQAYESSAKVLNTWDDIYTTTLDLLNGD, from the coding sequence ATGGCATCAACTTTTTTTGGAGTGAGTATAGCAAATAGCGGCCTGCGCAGCAGTCAGGCCGCCTTGACTACAACTAGTAATAACGTAGCCAATGTGAAGACCACCGGCTATTCCCGTCAGGTTGTGACCCAGGTGGCAGCCGGCGCTGCTGCTGTTTATAACGGCAGCGGCATCATTGGCGGCGGTTCGGAAGTGACAGCCATTGAGAGGGAACGAAATTGGCGTTTGGACCAAAGCTACTGGTCGCAGAATACTGTACAGACTACATGGCAGACGAAATCGGATACAATGTCACAAATTGAGTCGGTTTTCGGCGAACCGTCGGATAATGGCTTTACAACAATGATGAAAAATTTTCATGACGCTTTGGAGAACTTGAGTAAGGCCTCGCCTGATCCGTCAGTGCGAACGACTGTAGAATCTTATGGAGAAGCTTTTTGTCAGTATCTGCATGATGCAGCGGCGACGCTACAGGCGCAGCGTGAAGGTGTTAATCAAGATGTCAAAGCCAGCGTGGATCAGATTAATTCCTATGCCAAGCAGTTGGCAGATTTGAATCAAACCATCGCCCAGGCGAAAGCCAGCGGTTCGGCAGCCAATGAACTGCAGGATCAGAGAGACTTGCTGCTGGATAAGCTGTCGGCGGTTACTGGCATTACGGTGACGAAAACGGCTCAAAATGGAGATGAAAGCAATCCGATTTGGTCGGTGAGTATTGGCAGTCAGATGCTTGTTAATGGTGGGAGTTACGATACGATTAAATGCACAGCAGGAACTGACAATATGTTTACCCTTCAATGGGAGAAAGCAGGAGATGTCTTTGTTCCTAATGGCGGTTCCCTGGGTTCGCAGCTAGAGCTGCGGGATGGTACTGGCACGGGTGGGACTTATCAAGGAGTTCCCTATTACCAGGCACAGTTGGATGAATTTGCACGGACCTTTGCGCGTTCCTTCAATGAAGGAAGTACTACCAGTACCACTAGCCAAAAAGGCGGGCATGCAACTGGGTATGGCGCCGATGGTTCTACAGGGTTGTGCTTTTTCACTTCATCTACGAACAACAGCACGGCTGCGTTTCGGGCCATTGACAATATCGGTAGCGATGCTTTTGATAACCAATATGCTACGATAACGGCAGCGAATATTTCTGTGTCCTCGGACATTAAAGACAATGTAGCGAAGATTGCTGCAGCTAGTGCTAACCCTACAACGACTTCTGGCGAGAGCGATAACAACAATGCCAAAGCCTTGGCAGACTTGCTGCAATCGAAAAATTGCATGGGTACAGACAAGGGGACGCCGGAAGATGCTATTAACGCTATTGTTACGACGATGGGTACGAACAGTGCCTATGCGAAACGCATGGCTACGAACTTGAGCTCGGCGGTGGCCACGATTTCGACGCGGCGTTCGTCCGTATCTGGCGTGTCAACAAATGAAGAAGCTTCGAACTTGACGATGTATCAGCAGGCTTATGAGTCATCGGCAAAGGTGCTGAATACGTGGGATGATATTTATACGACTACCTTGGATTTGTTAAACGGTGATTAA
- the flgL gene encoding flagellar hook-associated protein FlgL encodes MRITNNMMFDSSIRNLNNNLQRLSDAQTKYSTQSKIQVPSDDPVIATRAIKYRDYVADVEQYQKNTSDATSWMQVTDDALQGVADYMTRLKELVVNGANDTNSTASKTAIADEIKEIRKGIIDTMNTSYAGRYVFAGYNTDEAPYKLVTETLSSGATVDKVFYKGQSLSVGGPVSTSVSDADILTFCDDKVAKSTPVYNQMGTWTLTANGIECSVDLSTVTSVATLQSAIDTAAGIGTFTVGTNGSGYLTLTPAGTVASYKIGSQSDLGFASSYKSGSTAQDISYHVSNGSEVKVNVEGQNVIGWSGDSTSGGYTSAGTNLFDTLDKILLGLSGESSYKVATNSGGVWSVQTLPTSTQTSSQLVSACLGDLEKDLDRLTKSQSELGARMNYVDSTDSRLASNEITFTKLQSNNEDIDVAKASVEVSSAQSVYEAALSVTAKVTKASLVDYLR; translated from the coding sequence ATGCGTATTACCAATAATATGATGTTTGACAGCAGTATCCGCAATCTGAATAATAACTTGCAGCGTCTCAGCGATGCGCAGACCAAATATTCGACACAATCGAAGATCCAGGTGCCCTCGGACGATCCGGTCATTGCCACGCGCGCCATTAAGTATCGCGATTATGTGGCTGATGTGGAACAATACCAGAAAAATACGTCTGATGCGACGTCCTGGATGCAGGTAACTGACGACGCGCTCCAGGGTGTTGCGGATTATATGACCCGCTTGAAGGAGCTGGTTGTTAACGGTGCCAATGATACTAACTCTACTGCCAGTAAAACGGCGATTGCGGACGAGATTAAGGAGATTCGCAAAGGGATTATTGATACGATGAATACGTCGTATGCTGGTCGCTATGTCTTTGCAGGGTATAATACAGATGAGGCTCCGTATAAGCTGGTAACCGAAACCTTGAGCAGTGGAGCTACTGTAGATAAAGTATTCTACAAGGGGCAGAGCCTTAGCGTGGGAGGGCCTGTGTCAACCTCGGTGTCTGACGCTGACATTCTAACGTTTTGTGATGATAAGGTAGCTAAGTCGACGCCGGTATATAATCAGATGGGAACGTGGACCTTGACGGCTAATGGTATAGAGTGCTCAGTGGACTTAAGTACGGTAACAAGTGTGGCTACATTGCAATCTGCCATTGATACAGCGGCAGGAATAGGAACCTTTACGGTAGGAACGAACGGTTCTGGCTATTTAACATTAACGCCGGCAGGCACTGTTGCTTCTTATAAAATCGGTTCACAAAGCGATTTAGGATTTGCTTCTTCATACAAGTCCGGTTCGACTGCCCAGGATATTAGCTATCATGTAAGCAACGGTAGCGAAGTAAAGGTCAATGTTGAAGGACAAAATGTGATTGGCTGGTCTGGGGATTCGACTAGTGGCGGTTATACGTCTGCAGGGACGAATCTTTTTGATACTCTTGATAAAATTTTGCTTGGCTTAAGCGGCGAATCTTCTTATAAAGTGGCTACTAACTCTGGTGGTGTGTGGTCGGTGCAGACCTTGCCGACGTCGACGCAAACTAGCAGTCAGTTAGTTAGTGCTTGTCTTGGTGACCTGGAAAAAGACTTGGACCGTCTAACAAAGTCCCAATCGGAGCTTGGAGCACGCATGAATTACGTGGATTCCACTGACAGTCGTCTGGCGAGTAATGAAATCACCTTTACGAAGTTGCAAAGCAACAATGAAGACATTGATGTGGCCAAGGCTTCGGTGGAGGTCAGCTCAGCGCAGTCGGTTTATGAAGCGGCATTGTCGGTAACAGCTAAGGTGACTAAAGCGTCCTTGGTTGATTATCTGCGGTAA